Below is a window of Calditrichota bacterium DNA.
CATCACAGGCAGGATCCAGAGGATCCCCCACCACCTGTTTCCGGGTTTCAGTAACAAATGCGTCCACAAAGTTATCCCAAATATTTTCGTGCACATAGATACGCTGAACCGAAATGCACACCTGGCCGGAATTGGCATAGGCGCCCACCACATTTCGCTTTACAGCCCACTCCAGGTCGGCATCTTCATCCACAATGGATGCCGAATTCGATCCCAATTCCAGTGTCACTTTCTTAAAATCCGAGTGATTTTTAATCCATTTACCCACGGGGGGACTGCCGGTAAACGTCACCATCGCCAGATCGGGATGCGTAACCAGCCAGCCGCCTACCGTCGAACCCGGCCCAAAAATGATGTTCAGCGCTCCGGCAGGCAATCCGGCCTCCAGTAACAATTCTCCCATTTTGATGGCCGTTAAGGGGGTGTAGCTGGAGGGTTTTAAAACCACTGTATTTCCGGAGGCGATGGCCGGGGCCACTTTATGGGCCGCCAGGTTGATGGGAAAATTAAACGGGGGAATCGCACCGATTACCCCAATCGGAAACCGCAAGAAAAATCCGAGCCGCCCCTCCCCGCCGGTGCTGGCATCCATGGGAATTGTTTCGCCGTGGATTTGTTTGGCTTCTTCGGCGGCAAATTTGAAGGTTTCCCTGGCCCGATTGGCCTCACCGATGGCATACTTCCAGGCTTTACCCGATTCTTGAGCAATGGTTCGGGCAATCTCTTCACGATGCTCGGCAATCAGGTCGGACATTCGTTCCAGAATTTCCGCCCTCCGATGGGCCGGCATTTCGGACATGACCTTAAAAGCTTCCTTTGCGCTTTGAACCGCCCGGCTCACATCTTCCTTGTTGGCTTTGGGGACCGCGCCCAAAATCTCCCCGCTATACGGGCTTTTGACTTCAAATTTTTCGTCCGATGAAAGCCACTCTCCGTTTATAAGCATGCCGAATTCTTGTGCCATTTCTCCCTCCTAATTTTATGGCCGTAAGATCTTTGTTTTCAAAGTTAACAAAATAATT
It encodes the following:
- a CDS encoding aldehyde dehydrogenase family protein, giving the protein MAQEFGMLINGEWLSSDEKFEVKSPYSGEILGAVPKANKEDVSRAVQSAKEAFKVMSEMPAHRRAEILERMSDLIAEHREEIARTIAQESGKAWKYAIGEANRARETFKFAAEEAKQIHGETIPMDASTGGEGRLGFFLRFPIGVIGAIPPFNFPINLAAHKVAPAIASGNTVVLKPSSYTPLTAIKMGELLLEAGLPAGALNIIFGPGSTVGGWLVTHPDLAMVTFTGSPPVGKWIKNHSDFKKVTLELGSNSASIVDEDADLEWAVKRNVVGAYANSGQVCISVQRIYVHENIWDNFVDAFVTETRKQVVGDPLDPACDVGPMISELEAERAEAWVKEAVAQGAKILTGGTREGAMFQPTVLTDVTPEMKVMQDEVFAPVVSLSRFRKFEDAVAQVNESRYGLQAGVFTKNTTHMMLAIRKINVGGVMINDYPTFRVDQMPYGGNKQSGLGREGLKYAIEEMTNPRMIVIKE